From uncultured Fibrobacter sp., the proteins below share one genomic window:
- a CDS encoding sialate O-acetylesterase, producing the protein MDIKKISEFLTPALWLAGGLVMLATIANAAPDPNFHIYIAYGQSNMEGNATNFDKNVDGKEHPRVKMFATTSCSNLGRPTVGEMYPAVPPMFKCNQGLSPADWFGRHMADSLPDVTIGIIPVAQGGTSIRLFDPDDYKAYIASAADWLKSGVKAYGNDGNAMGRIIEVAKKAQEKGVIKGIIFHQGETDGGMSNWEQIVKKTYEYMLAQLGLKAEETPFVAGEMVDGGSCAGFNSRVHNLSKYIVNFGVASSKGYGSKGDGLHFTVEGYRGMGQRYAQEMLKLINVAPVDPEPQTPFKGEALAIPGKIEVEDFDIPGKGRNEDGSTNDSYGDDSENHGDSDYRKDTGVDLYKKATGIAAGYNTTGDWLEWTVNVAEAGDYTAAASVATEGEGAFTLSIDGKSIGEFTVTGSSYDDFTEVKQKVTLPAGKHILRLDVTQQYFDIDYFKFEKDCADCGTKIADVRLNMPTEAENFRLFDMNGTYLGVVRATGKAELRKNAASLVKRGGSYMAKSMSGRTMMIQVAK; encoded by the coding sequence ATGGATATCAAGAAGATTTCCGAGTTTTTGACCCCGGCCCTTTGGCTTGCGGGCGGGCTGGTGATGCTTGCGACAATTGCAAACGCGGCACCGGACCCGAATTTTCACATTTACATTGCGTATGGCCAGTCCAACATGGAAGGCAATGCCACGAACTTTGACAAGAATGTCGACGGTAAGGAACATCCGCGCGTAAAGATGTTCGCAACGACGTCTTGCAGCAACCTCGGTCGCCCGACAGTGGGCGAGATGTACCCAGCAGTGCCTCCGATGTTCAAGTGCAACCAGGGCCTTTCTCCGGCAGACTGGTTTGGCCGCCACATGGCAGACTCCTTGCCCGATGTGACAATCGGTATTATTCCGGTGGCGCAGGGTGGCACGAGTATCCGCTTGTTCGACCCCGATGACTACAAGGCCTATATTGCATCTGCTGCCGACTGGCTCAAGAGCGGCGTGAAGGCTTACGGTAACGACGGTAACGCCATGGGCCGAATCATCGAAGTCGCGAAGAAGGCCCAGGAAAAGGGCGTGATCAAGGGTATCATTTTCCACCAGGGCGAAACCGATGGCGGCATGAGCAACTGGGAACAGATTGTCAAGAAGACTTACGAATACATGCTCGCGCAGCTGGGCCTTAAAGCCGAAGAAACCCCGTTTGTCGCCGGCGAAATGGTGGATGGCGGTTCTTGCGCGGGCTTTAACAGCCGTGTGCACAATCTTTCCAAGTACATCGTCAACTTTGGCGTGGCAAGCTCCAAGGGCTACGGAAGCAAGGGCGACGGCCTCCACTTTACCGTAGAAGGCTACCGCGGCATGGGTCAGCGTTACGCTCAGGAAATGCTCAAGCTCATTAACGTAGCGCCAGTGGATCCTGAACCGCAGACTCCGTTCAAGGGAGAAGCTCTTGCGATTCCGGGCAAGATTGAAGTCGAAGATTTCGATATTCCGGGTAAGGGCCGGAACGAAGACGGTTCCACTAACGATTCTTACGGCGACGATAGTGAAAACCACGGCGATTCCGACTACCGCAAGGATACCGGCGTAGACCTTTACAAGAAGGCTACCGGAATTGCTGCCGGTTACAACACTACCGGCGACTGGCTCGAATGGACGGTCAATGTTGCCGAAGCTGGCGATTACACCGCTGCCGCTTCTGTCGCTACCGAAGGTGAAGGCGCCTTTACGCTTTCTATCGACGGCAAGTCCATTGGCGAATTTACGGTCACGGGTTCTAGCTACGATGATTTCACCGAAGTCAAGCAGAAGGTGACTCTTCCGGCCGGTAAGCATATTCTGCGCTTGGATGTGACGCAGCAGTACTTTGATATCGACTACTTCAAGTTTGAAAAGGACTGCGCCGATTGCGGTACCAAGATTGCCGATGTCCGCCTGAACATGCCGACCGAAGCCGAAAACTTCCGCCTTTTCGACATGAACGGTACCTATCTTGGCGTGGTCCGCGCAACGGGCAAGGCGGAACTCCGCAAGAATGCCGCAAGCTTGGTCAAGCGTGGAGGATCCTACATGGCGAAGTCCATGAGTGGCCGCACGATGATGATTCAGGTGGCAAAATAG
- a CDS encoding carbohydrate-binding protein — protein sequence MTIQKIAKSVGLAFGVVGLWSSAMASTVNVDVTEEHQVIRGFGGMVHNQWQGGGGLSEADAKIAFGTGDGTLGLNTLRIPVYANSSDFNKEVQAAKYAKKYAGDDFILYATPWTSPYAGANQHMSSSNYQKYVDHLNNFNDYMKNQGVPLYAISISNEPDWCGEWACWSADEIYNFTKGYADKMRKNGVKVISTESFRYDKNLYNKVLNDANALKNWDILGAHFYASDRRTGDNFFQYSLADQKGVERWMTEHYTESQGSGNYWRTVTNTGDQANANKRDTVNAMDVAYEIHRAMVVGNFNQYTWWYIRRCYGLIMEKDFGNKLQIPSNEIGKISKRGYVMSQFARFIRPGAVRVGATANPEKEVFASAYKSSEGDSVIVVLVNRDYKNSKTVTVNVKGADVETFHVYTTSQAKNAKYEGEVEVKNGSVTVTLDAGSSEFKDCIVTLVGVGTPAEPVPREPFGGKAVELPGKIEAENFDVPGTGKENKTYYDSDSENHACTDEGKTAECSKVREDTGVDIYKKSSGAVVVGHNQAGEWLEYTVNVKEAGEYTMTASVATANSDPGFTLLIDGKSLAEVPVSGSSWDDFKDVTAKVTLPAGEHILRLEVTTSWFDIDYLKFEKPCEDCNTGIADARLNMPTETESYRIFDMNGSFLGVVSATDMPELRANAANLVKRGGAYLAKSMNGRTKLIQVTK from the coding sequence ATGACAATCCAAAAAATTGCAAAGAGTGTGGGCCTAGCCTTTGGAGTGGTTGGCCTTTGGAGTTCGGCTATGGCCTCGACGGTCAATGTCGACGTAACGGAAGAACACCAGGTCATTCGCGGTTTTGGCGGCATGGTGCATAACCAGTGGCAGGGCGGTGGCGGCCTTTCTGAAGCCGATGCGAAAATTGCCTTTGGTACGGGCGATGGAACACTTGGCCTGAATACGCTGCGTATTCCGGTGTATGCAAACTCCAGTGACTTCAACAAGGAAGTTCAGGCTGCAAAGTATGCAAAAAAATACGCCGGCGACGACTTTATTCTGTATGCGACTCCGTGGACTTCTCCGTATGCGGGCGCAAACCAGCACATGTCTTCTTCGAACTACCAGAAGTACGTGGACCACCTGAACAACTTCAACGATTACATGAAGAACCAGGGCGTTCCCCTGTACGCCATCTCCATCAGTAACGAACCGGACTGGTGCGGCGAATGGGCTTGCTGGAGCGCTGACGAAATCTACAACTTCACCAAGGGCTACGCCGATAAAATGCGCAAGAATGGTGTGAAGGTGATTTCGACGGAATCGTTCCGCTACGACAAGAATCTTTACAACAAGGTCTTGAACGATGCCAATGCCCTCAAGAACTGGGACATTCTCGGTGCGCACTTCTACGCCAGCGACAGAAGGACCGGGGACAACTTCTTCCAGTATTCTTTGGCTGACCAGAAGGGCGTGGAACGCTGGATGACGGAACACTACACCGAAAGCCAGGGCAGCGGTAACTACTGGCGCACGGTTACGAACACGGGCGACCAGGCAAACGCCAACAAGCGCGATACCGTGAACGCCATGGATGTAGCTTACGAAATCCACCGCGCCATGGTTGTGGGCAACTTCAATCAGTACACCTGGTGGTACATCCGTCGTTGCTATGGCCTGATCATGGAAAAGGACTTTGGCAACAAGCTCCAGATTCCGAGCAACGAAATCGGCAAGATTTCTAAGCGCGGTTACGTGATGAGCCAGTTCGCCCGATTCATCCGCCCGGGTGCCGTGCGCGTGGGTGCTACGGCAAATCCCGAGAAGGAAGTTTTTGCCAGTGCTTACAAGAGTTCCGAAGGCGACTCCGTGATTGTGGTGCTCGTGAACCGCGATTACAAGAATTCCAAGACCGTAACGGTTAACGTGAAGGGTGCCGATGTGGAAACATTCCACGTGTACACCACGAGCCAGGCGAAGAATGCCAAGTATGAAGGTGAAGTCGAAGTGAAGAACGGCTCTGTGACTGTCACCCTGGATGCGGGCAGCTCGGAATTCAAGGACTGCATCGTGACGCTCGTGGGCGTGGGAACGCCTGCAGAACCAGTACCGCGCGAACCGTTCGGTGGCAAGGCTGTGGAACTCCCGGGCAAGATCGAAGCCGAAAACTTTGACGTTCCGGGTACCGGCAAGGAAAACAAGACCTATTACGACTCCGATTCCGAAAACCATGCCTGCACCGACGAAGGCAAGACTGCCGAATGCTCCAAGGTTCGTGAAGATACGGGCGTCGATATTTACAAGAAATCCTCTGGCGCTGTCGTGGTGGGCCATAACCAGGCTGGCGAATGGCTCGAATATACCGTGAACGTGAAGGAAGCCGGCGAATATACCATGACCGCTTCTGTCGCGACGGCCAATTCGGATCCGGGCTTTACGCTTTTGATCGATGGAAAGTCCCTTGCCGAGGTTCCGGTTTCTGGTTCCAGCTGGGATGACTTCAAGGATGTCACGGCCAAGGTGACGCTCCCGGCTGGCGAACACATTCTGCGTCTCGAAGTGACGACCTCCTGGTTCGATATCGATTACCTCAAGTTCGAAAAGCCGTGCGAAGACTGCAATACGGGTATCGCCGACGCTCGCCTGAACATGCCGACCGAAACCGAAAGCTACCGCATTTTCGATATGAACGGAAGTTTCCTCGGTGTGGTTTCTGCAACAGACATGCCGGAACTCCGTGCCAATGCGGCTAACCTCGTAAAACGCGGTGGCGCCTACCTGGCCAAGTCCATGAATGGCCGCACCAAGCTCATTCAGGTGACGAAATAA
- a CDS encoding carbohydrate-binding protein: MDVWNVKGLKKAACLVMGLAAFGLADNPISTYHYLADPGAAADDEYFYIITDSDDPAPYNSNSYKIYALYAFRSRDMQNWTDFGIIYDARKVSGINDIWASGIAVHNGTFYIVFPDGGGGGIGYIKAPAIEGPWTNAVGNGKDKLVGGRGIIGCDGVSWCFDPGIFIDDDGTTYVTWGGGESNSRPNTDNFDIVKLNDAKNAPVGNGSHVKVNNLPTRKMLEASYIHKHKGNYYFSYSTGWQQGAPTIDYGMSNNVMGPYTWKGTILGDPSMNGRSINGNNNHHGIAEFKGHSYVVYHDRRIAKGHNGLEIIPADDGQPKPNEGYHRSVSVDEMFYNADGTIKQVVCTNEGPEQIENFDPYDWYPALTSSKQKGIRSRSNFVQGKAAEHVLLPLSTKESWLRVSGVDFGTAATAFKVEAASAGDGNKIEIRTGSATGTLAGTCNLKNTGNKNTYAETTCEVEGLKGIVKQLFLVFKGAQDSTMAVKAWGFEGSGSTPPTPQSPFGGKAWEIPGKIEVENFDEPGVGRGSEIKSYSENDSEDHGIENGGTSYREGTGVDIYKKATGYVVGYNQSGEWLEYTVKVAKDGDYTMYASVATDNSTAGFTLSIDDNKIADVAVSGSSWDDFESVKANVSLKAGEHILRMTVTGDWFDIDYINFVEGKDAPETTTGLAGNVKLNAAKVATFDVFDLTGKKVASFTARNMAEASKLWQSGSIQGSEKAQGISLIRNRANGAMAKVRTTK, encoded by the coding sequence ATGGATGTTTGGAATGTGAAAGGCCTGAAGAAGGCCGCGTGTTTGGTCATGGGCTTGGCGGCTTTCGGCCTTGCCGACAACCCGATTTCTACTTACCATTACCTGGCAGACCCGGGTGCTGCCGCTGACGATGAGTACTTCTATATCATCACGGACTCCGATGACCCGGCTCCGTACAATTCTAACAGTTACAAGATTTACGCCCTTTATGCATTCCGCAGTAGGGATATGCAGAACTGGACCGACTTCGGCATTATTTACGATGCCCGTAAGGTGAGCGGTATTAACGATATTTGGGCATCTGGCATCGCGGTACACAACGGCACGTTCTATATCGTGTTCCCCGATGGCGGTGGCGGCGGCATTGGCTACATCAAGGCTCCTGCAATTGAAGGCCCGTGGACGAACGCCGTGGGTAACGGCAAAGATAAACTTGTCGGTGGCCGCGGCATTATCGGCTGCGATGGCGTTTCGTGGTGCTTTGACCCGGGTATCTTTATTGATGACGATGGAACCACCTACGTGACGTGGGGCGGCGGCGAAAGCAACAGCCGTCCGAATACCGACAACTTTGATATCGTCAAGCTGAACGATGCGAAAAATGCTCCGGTGGGTAACGGTTCTCACGTGAAGGTGAACAACTTGCCGACCCGCAAGATGCTTGAAGCCTCTTACATCCACAAGCACAAGGGCAATTACTACTTCTCTTACAGTACCGGCTGGCAGCAGGGTGCACCGACGATCGACTACGGTATGTCCAACAACGTGATGGGCCCCTACACCTGGAAGGGCACCATTCTCGGCGACCCGAGCATGAACGGCCGTAGCATCAACGGCAACAACAACCACCATGGTATCGCCGAATTCAAGGGCCACTCTTATGTTGTCTATCATGATCGCCGTATTGCCAAGGGCCACAATGGCTTGGAAATTATTCCGGCCGATGACGGTCAGCCGAAACCGAACGAAGGCTATCACCGTAGCGTTTCCGTAGACGAAATGTTCTACAACGCCGACGGTACGATTAAGCAGGTGGTTTGCACCAACGAAGGCCCGGAACAGATTGAAAACTTCGATCCGTACGACTGGTATCCGGCTCTCACGAGCTCCAAGCAGAAGGGCATTCGCAGCCGCTCCAACTTTGTGCAGGGCAAGGCTGCCGAACATGTGCTGCTTCCGCTTTCGACCAAGGAATCTTGGCTGCGCGTTTCGGGTGTTGATTTCGGTACTGCAGCGACGGCCTTCAAGGTTGAAGCCGCAAGCGCTGGCGACGGCAACAAGATTGAAATCCGCACGGGTTCTGCAACGGGTACGCTCGCTGGAACTTGTAATCTCAAGAATACCGGCAACAAGAATACTTATGCCGAAACCACTTGCGAAGTGGAAGGACTCAAGGGCATTGTAAAGCAACTGTTCTTGGTGTTCAAGGGCGCTCAGGATTCTACCATGGCTGTTAAGGCCTGGGGCTTTGAAGGTAGTGGATCGACTCCTCCCACACCGCAGTCTCCGTTTGGCGGCAAGGCTTGGGAAATTCCGGGCAAGATTGAAGTCGAAAACTTCGATGAACCGGGTGTCGGCCGCGGCAGCGAAATCAAGTCTTACAGTGAAAATGATTCCGAAGACCATGGCATTGAAAATGGTGGCACGAGCTACCGCGAAGGTACCGGCGTCGATATTTACAAGAAGGCGACCGGTTACGTGGTGGGCTACAACCAGTCTGGCGAATGGCTTGAATACACGGTGAAGGTGGCCAAGGATGGCGATTACACCATGTACGCCTCTGTCGCGACGGACAATTCTACTGCCGGCTTCACGCTGTCTATCGATGACAACAAGATTGCCGATGTCGCAGTCTCTGGTTCCAGCTGGGATGACTTTGAAAGCGTGAAGGCCAATGTGTCTCTGAAGGCTGGCGAACATATTCTGCGCATGACGGTAACGGGCGACTGGTTCGATATCGACTACATCAACTTTGTCGAAGGCAAGGACGCTCCGGAAACGACGACGGGTCTTGCTGGCAATGTGAAGCTGAATGCGGCCAAGGTGGCAACGTTCGACGTGTTTGATTTGACTGGCAAGAAGGTGGCAAGCTTTACTGCCCGCAACATGGCTGAAGCTTCCAAACTCTGGCAGAGTGGTTCCATTCAGGGTAGCGAAAAGGCTCAGGGAATTAGCCTGATTCGCAACCGCGCAAACGGCGCAATGGCCAAGGTGCGTACAACCAAATAA
- a CDS encoding carbohydrate-binding protein, with translation MGYKKAWELKGLKKAACLVAGLATFGLADNPISSYHYLADPGAAADDTYFYVITDSDDPAAYNANGYNIKALYGFRTKDMKNWTDFGIIYDARKVDGIGDIWASGIAVNPNDHRLYIVFPDGGGGGVGLIGADSIAGPWTNPVSGNKKLINNWGGGISDCDGIGWCFDPAIFFDDDGTGYFTFGGGSSDSRPANNNNNDIFNIYKLNKDMKGFDVSTKTHLKIGGPKAMEASYIHKYKGNYYLSYSTADLRIAYGMSKNPMGPYEYKGIFMGNPSINGQNINANNNNHHGIAEFKGHWYVAYHDRRIANGYDGLEKIPADDGKANPAPAYHRSVSVDEFYYNGDGTMKELTFTKEGPKQIENFDPYDWYPALTSSKQKGIRSRSNWAPGKVAEHLLLPLSTKESWIRVSGVDFGTAATGFTVQAASTADGNKIEIHTGSASGTLAGTCTLKNTGNKSTFAETKCEVEGLKGIVESLFLVFKGSQDSTMAIKAWGFEGSGSTPPTPQTPYGDKAVTIPAKIEAENYDVPGTGRGDEAQSYSDNESENQGDAEFRTDLGVDIVLGGTGKAIGYTAAGEWLEYSIVVPEDGEYALKASASTGMENGASFCLLVDGKAVGDTVKVPQTGEDWSVYEEFDAGKATLTKGEHIVRLVITGDNVNVDWFSIGEVTTGIHQDVKLNASKVAQYDVFDLSGKKLASFTARNMVEATKMWRDGSVKGSEKAHGVNLLRNRSSGMVTKIRSAK, from the coding sequence ATGGGTTATAAAAAAGCATGGGAATTAAAGGGCCTAAAAAAGGCCGCTTGCTTAGTTGCGGGGCTTGCCACTTTTGGCTTGGCCGACAACCCGATTTCGAGTTATCACTACTTGGCAGACCCGGGTGCCGCTGCCGACGATACGTACTTCTACGTCATCACCGACTCCGACGACCCGGCTGCGTACAATGCCAACGGCTACAACATCAAGGCCCTCTACGGTTTCCGCACCAAGGACATGAAAAACTGGACCGACTTCGGTATCATTTACGATGCCCGCAAGGTGGACGGTATCGGCGATATCTGGGCATCCGGCATTGCGGTGAACCCCAACGATCACAGGCTTTACATCGTGTTCCCCGATGGCGGTGGTGGCGGCGTTGGCCTCATCGGCGCCGACAGCATTGCCGGCCCCTGGACGAACCCCGTTTCGGGCAACAAGAAGCTCATCAACAACTGGGGTGGCGGTATTTCGGACTGCGACGGCATCGGCTGGTGCTTTGACCCGGCAATCTTCTTTGATGACGACGGTACGGGCTACTTCACGTTCGGTGGCGGTAGCAGCGATAGCCGCCCGGCGAACAACAACAATAACGACATTTTTAACATCTACAAGCTCAACAAGGACATGAAGGGCTTTGACGTGAGTACCAAGACTCACCTGAAGATTGGCGGCCCGAAGGCGATGGAAGCTTCTTACATCCATAAGTACAAGGGCAACTATTACCTGTCTTACAGTACGGCTGACTTGCGTATTGCCTACGGCATGTCCAAGAACCCGATGGGCCCCTACGAATACAAGGGTATCTTCATGGGCAACCCGAGCATTAACGGTCAGAATATTAACGCGAACAACAACAACCATCATGGCATTGCCGAATTCAAGGGCCACTGGTACGTTGCCTACCATGACCGCCGTATCGCGAACGGTTATGATGGCCTCGAAAAGATTCCTGCCGACGACGGCAAGGCGAATCCGGCGCCCGCATACCACCGCAGCGTAAGCGTCGATGAATTCTATTACAATGGCGATGGCACCATGAAGGAACTGACCTTCACGAAGGAAGGTCCGAAGCAGATTGAAAACTTTGATCCGTACGACTGGTATCCGGCACTCACGAGCTCCAAGCAGAAGGGCATCCGCAGTCGCTCCAACTGGGCTCCGGGTAAGGTCGCCGAGCACTTGTTGCTCCCGCTTTCCACGAAGGAATCCTGGATTCGCGTGAGTGGCGTGGACTTCGGTACGGCCGCTACGGGCTTTACCGTGCAGGCAGCAAGTACTGCCGACGGCAACAAGATTGAAATCCATACCGGTTCTGCAAGCGGTACCTTGGCGGGCACATGTACGCTCAAGAATACCGGCAACAAGTCTACCTTTGCTGAAACCAAGTGCGAAGTGGAAGGCCTGAAGGGTATCGTGGAATCCTTGTTCCTCGTGTTCAAGGGCTCGCAGGATTCGACCATGGCAATCAAGGCTTGGGGCTTCGAAGGAAGCGGCTCTACTCCGCCGACTCCTCAGACTCCTTATGGCGACAAGGCTGTGACGATTCCGGCCAAGATCGAAGCCGAAAACTATGACGTTCCGGGCACGGGCCGCGGTGATGAAGCGCAATCCTATAGTGACAACGAGTCCGAAAACCAGGGCGATGCCGAATTCCGTACCGACTTGGGAGTCGATATCGTGCTCGGTGGTACCGGCAAGGCTATTGGTTACACCGCTGCTGGTGAATGGCTGGAATACTCGATCGTGGTTCCAGAAGATGGCGAATACGCCTTGAAGGCATCGGCTTCTACCGGTATGGAAAACGGCGCAAGCTTCTGCCTGCTTGTCGATGGCAAGGCTGTGGGCGATACCGTGAAGGTTCCGCAGACTGGCGAAGACTGGAGCGTCTACGAAGAATTCGATGCCGGCAAGGCGACCCTAACCAAGGGCGAACACATTGTCCGACTGGTGATTACCGGCGACAACGTGAATGTGGACTGGTTCTCGATTGGCGAAGTGACCACGGGTATCCATCAGGATGTCAAGCTGAACGCCTCCAAAGTGGCCCAGTACGATGTGTTTGACCTGAGCGGCAAGAAGCTCGCCAGCTTTACGGCCCGCAATATGGTTGAAGCCACTAAGATGTGGCGTGACGGTTCCGTGAAGGGTTCTGAAAAGGCCCATGGCGTGAACCTGCTCCGTAACCGCTCCAGCGGCATGGTGACCAAAATTCGCTCCGCGAAGTAA
- a CDS encoding carboxypeptidase-like regulatory domain-containing protein has translation MKKWVWHIGFAAAVGALIAACSSSNGTDPSAGTSLETENSVAVVLAVKQSDGSPAARTKVLVRPVDFLAGANNMDLVKDHEKGESPVVVSDSTLGILNLETDEQGRLNLKRLKPGTYNVEARQDTTKAFVRVVVTDVSRDSVSIKLEPTGAVSGQVYVPENENSLTVGVKGLDYFVETDEDGKFEFKSLPKGLLTLVGFSFHTYKTLDMEGKPTAISNMMTVGSTNAKIEPGKTTEVTIGQKPVVAPDTTAKEDVYPVVLFENFEDSVYGWYTSVSKYATAELDAKKNVHGRKGLSAHFVYTNDSNANWALMGHDLNGMTDMSELDSVVFWARSGLSDSSQWISVSFDVLLDSIALDSTGYENGKAWVHMQLDTAWQRYVVTPEDLIEPDEHNIGGNIGWDEVKEHVTNLNFFGGGVTEGVPYEMWVDDIVIYGVKGME, from the coding sequence ATGAAGAAATGGGTGTGGCATATAGGTTTTGCAGCAGCAGTGGGAGCGCTCATTGCGGCGTGTTCCAGCAGCAACGGCACTGATCCGAGTGCGGGTACTTCGCTTGAGACGGAGAACTCGGTTGCCGTGGTGCTCGCTGTGAAGCAGAGCGATGGTTCGCCTGCTGCCCGTACCAAGGTCTTGGTGCGCCCGGTTGATTTCTTGGCGGGTGCTAATAATATGGATCTTGTCAAGGACCACGAAAAGGGTGAATCCCCGGTGGTCGTCTCCGATTCTACTTTGGGTATCTTGAATCTCGAAACCGACGAGCAGGGCCGGTTGAACCTCAAGAGACTCAAGCCCGGTACTTATAATGTGGAAGCACGTCAGGATACTACCAAGGCGTTTGTGCGCGTTGTGGTGACCGATGTGTCTCGCGATTCTGTGTCTATTAAGCTTGAACCGACTGGTGCAGTTTCGGGCCAGGTCTACGTGCCTGAAAACGAAAACTCTTTGACGGTTGGTGTTAAGGGCCTTGATTACTTTGTTGAAACTGACGAAGACGGTAAGTTCGAATTCAAGAGTCTGCCGAAGGGCCTGCTTACCTTGGTCGGATTCTCGTTCCATACTTACAAGACTCTTGATATGGAAGGTAAGCCGACTGCGATCAGCAACATGATGACTGTCGGTAGCACCAATGCGAAGATTGAACCTGGCAAGACGACGGAAGTGACGATTGGCCAAAAGCCGGTGGTTGCTCCTGACACGACTGCCAAGGAAGATGTCTACCCGGTGGTGCTTTTCGAAAACTTCGAAGATAGCGTTTACGGTTGGTACACCTCGGTATCCAAGTATGCTACTGCAGAACTCGATGCCAAGAAGAATGTCCACGGCCGTAAGGGATTGTCTGCTCACTTTGTGTACACCAACGATTCTAACGCCAACTGGGCATTGATGGGTCATGATCTGAACGGAATGACGGACATGAGTGAACTTGATTCCGTGGTGTTCTGGGCTCGTTCGGGTCTCAGCGATTCTTCCCAGTGGATCAGCGTCTCGTTCGATGTGCTTCTCGATTCGATCGCTCTCGATTCTACCGGTTACGAAAACGGTAAGGCTTGGGTGCACATGCAGCTCGATACCGCCTGGCAGCGTTACGTGGTGACTCCGGAAGACCTGATTGAACCCGACGAACACAATATCGGCGGCAACATTGGTTGGGACGAAGTCAAGGAACATGTGACGAACCTGAACTTCTTCGGCGGTGGTGTCACGGAAGGCGTGCCGTACGAAATGTGGGTCGACGACATCGTGATTTACGGCGTCAAGGGCATGGAATAA
- a CDS encoding DUF4423 domain-containing protein, with protein MVTFSDISDYRDFLKEYYDRRKAEMPFYSYRMMGDKLGLDSSYLYRVLQKKQHLPAHALPAAKEILDLSGREAEYFDLLFSAAVTKDKAKREELMAKALDLRDVDRHSLQAAELKLLQNWWIPAVRAYLELNGGVVNVKQISRDLCPPITEAQAQEAIDTLLEVGLVKKMASGKLAVTDAHLTVGGPEKKQAVRHFQKEVLSLASDALDYIPVDERNISTLTLSVDQSCFDDLGDMLREFRRLVQKRVDSAKNSDRVMQLSMAFYPIARKGGVRTVDSVEGDKRESK; from the coding sequence ATGGTTACGTTTTCTGACATATCGGATTATCGCGACTTCTTGAAGGAGTACTACGACCGTAGGAAGGCCGAAATGCCTTTCTACTCGTACCGTATGATGGGGGACAAGCTGGGGTTGGATTCCAGCTACCTTTATCGCGTGTTGCAGAAAAAGCAGCACTTGCCGGCTCATGCACTCCCTGCCGCGAAAGAAATCCTTGATCTGTCCGGTCGTGAGGCCGAATACTTTGACTTGCTGTTCTCCGCAGCAGTAACCAAGGACAAGGCCAAGCGCGAAGAGCTAATGGCAAAAGCCCTCGATCTTCGGGATGTGGACCGCCACAGCCTGCAGGCAGCCGAACTCAAGCTGCTCCAGAACTGGTGGATTCCGGCCGTGCGCGCCTACCTCGAACTGAACGGTGGCGTGGTTAACGTAAAGCAGATTTCTAGAGACCTGTGCCCCCCGATTACCGAGGCCCAGGCTCAGGAAGCTATCGATACCTTGCTGGAAGTCGGCTTGGTCAAGAAGATGGCTTCGGGTAAATTGGCTGTTACGGATGCCCACCTGACTGTGGGTGGCCCCGAAAAGAAACAGGCTGTCCGCCATTTTCAGAAAGAAGTGCTCTCTTTGGCGAGCGATGCGCTTGACTACATCCCCGTTGACGAAAGAAATATTTCTACTCTTACATTGTCCGTGGACCAGTCCTGCTTCGATGACTTGGGTGATATGCTTAGGGAATTTAGGCGCCTGGTCCAGAAGAGGGTGGACAGTGCCAAAAACTCCGACCGGGTAATGCAGCTTTCTATGGCATTCTATCCGATTGCGCGTAAGGGCGGTGTCCGTACCGTTGATTCTGTGGAGGGCGACAAAAGGGAGTCCAAATGA
- a CDS encoding Fur family transcriptional regulator — protein MEYKTQARQMILDYMAENPDRIFKASGIAQNLPEVSLSTIYRNLSRMEKAGVVQIVGADDNNELQYRYTGPGRCEEKMHLVCKECGKFFHLEGPALKVLQLSVQRSGFELDQQQSVLLGRCSGCSRRRHD, from the coding sequence GTGGAATACAAAACGCAAGCGCGACAAATGATCCTGGATTACATGGCCGAAAATCCCGACCGGATTTTCAAGGCCTCCGGCATTGCCCAGAACCTGCCCGAAGTTTCACTGAGTACTATATATAGAAACCTCTCCCGAATGGAAAAGGCGGGAGTCGTGCAGATTGTCGGCGCCGACGACAACAACGAACTGCAATACCGCTACACGGGCCCTGGCCGCTGCGAAGAAAAGATGCACCTCGTGTGCAAGGAATGCGGCAAGTTCTTTCACCTAGAGGGCCCCGCGCTCAAGGTGTTGCAGCTTTCGGTACAGCGCAGCGGATTCGAACTCGATCAACAGCAATCGGTTTTGCTCGGACGCTGTTCCGGCTGTTCGCGGAGGCGTCATGATTAA